CGAGGTCGCTCCGTTGGTTATTGAGTTATGCGGCTTATGCGTCATTACTTTTTGTTATATTTAATCAAGTACTCTTAAAGAGGATTATGAAACAAAAAATGCTGCCCTTCATATGAAGGGCAGCATTTTTTTCTTAGTTAAGTTAGTGGTGCGTCAGCCGCGAGAAGTCATATATGACGTGGTGATCTCGCGAATAAAAGTTTTTGGAAGGGGGTCTGGGGGAGAACCTTGTTTCAACAAGGTTTCCCCCAGCCGCCGGAGGCAAAGAAGTATTACTTAGCCGACGCCTGAGAGGATGTGCCGAGCCAAATGGCGGTAAGGGCTAGGAGACCACCTGTAAGTTCCATAATGCCTGCTGGTCTCGCAAAGAAGATGATATCCCAGATGAACGATAGCGCTGGCATGATGAGGATTGTTAATCCTGCCTGAGAAGTCGGGATGCCCGGTAAGCCGCGTGAAATAAGCAGCCAGCCTATGGCCTGACTTATGAGTCCGTAGAGGAACAACCACATGCCGTCTGTTGCTGTTGGAATAGCAATGGAGGTGGAGTTCCACATAAAGAAAATCCCCATGCTGGCAGCGGAGGCAAGCGAAACAAGCGCTACAACTGCAATTGGAGATACTTCTGGGCTACGCATCTGGATGTAGCGAACCATGAGAGTATAGAGCGCGAGCCAGAGCGCTGCTGCAAGCCCGAGTCCGATACCGGAGAATTCACTTGTAAGGAAGCTGTCGAGTGTAATGCCGATGAGCATGCAGAGTCCTGCAAGTGCAAGCGGTACGGCAAACACAAAGCGAGCTGTAAGGCGTTCTTTGAAGAACATCCAGCCTGCAATGGCAAGGAAGAACACCTGAAAGTTGATAAGAATTGTTCCGACACCGGGACCCAGAATGTTAATGGAGCGATGCCAAGCCATGAGGTCCAGCGTAAGGAACAGACCACCAGCACAGAGCAGACCGGAGTGTTTCTTAAGCAGGGGGAATAGCGCTTCTCTACACTGAACTAAAGAGAGAGCAAGCAGGCAGGTGCCGCCAATGAAGGTTCTGTAAAATGCAGAAACGTCCGGACTTGTGGAAGCAAGTTTTGCAAACACAGCGGAAAAACTAATACAAATTGCTCCTGCTACAACGCTAAGCAGGGCGGAAGAAGAATTTGAACGGATCATTATGTACACTCGTTATTTGTACAAAACATTATTAGGGTAGAAAAAAGAGTATCGTACCTTGCATGTGACAGCGCGCTTTAACATATTAAATTGGGTGGAAATTTAAATAAGGTAGCCTTGCAGGAGTACAGTACATCAGCATTTTCAAGAAAACGTAAATAACAAACGCCAACAGCTATCAAAGTATATGATAGCCGAAATCGCGCAGTATCAAGAAAGAGCGCAGAACACAATCTAAGATTAGATGTGCAAGGAGAATATCCTAGAGGGTAATTTTTAAGATAAAAATTATCTCTATTTTAAAGGTGGTTAGTGTGTTGTACGTAAGAGGGGGGGACGGTTTAAATCTTACCACCTATGACTGCCCTGAGATGGAGAGCATCCTAACAAGAACCGAGATGGTCTGATTCATAACACCTCAGGCGAGCGGCATAGAATGGGCCATGAAACAACTTTCTGGAGAGGGTGGCTTTTAGTTTGTCAGAATAAAAGTAGGTGTAAGAGTGGGATGAGCCACCGAAAGTCGCAGAAAAAATAGTTAAAAAAGAGACGGGCGTAGGTTATCTAGTTGAAATGGAAAGACAAAGTGCAGTAGTTGAGATGCTAGGCAAGGTAAAAGTAATCATTACAGACTTTTCCTTGACCTTTATCTATAATTGAGAGTAAAAGACCCATCTCGCATGCGCCTGTAGCTCAGCTGGATAGAGCAGCCGCCTCCTAAGCGGCAGGCCACAGGTTCGACTCCTGTCAGGCGCACCATTTCTCTATAAAAGAGTCTAGAAAGTTCTTGTTCTACAAGGACTTTTTTTTATGGTTAAACAAATATCGAATAGACATAGTTTTTGCTTTCGCAAGTTTCAAGTAAAATCTTTAAACTTGGGGGCAAACATATGAAAAATACTGTCGAATCTGCGTGGAGCCTATACAAAGAGCTGAAACTGCCTTCCATCCGTAAACCAAAAACTGACATTCGAGTATGGGAAATGCATATTGCCCCGTACTTAGGTGCCAAAGAATTGGATTCGGTTAAGAGTATTGATATTCTTCTCTTACGAAAAAAAGCAGAAGCTAAAGGACTAAGTCCGCAGTCTGTTCATCATATTTTAGGGCTACTTCGAAGAATCCTTAGAAAAGCGATTCAGTGGGAATTATACCCAGGCCCTTTGCCAATCTTTGAAATGCCGAGAGTGAATAATGATAGAACAAGGTTTCTTACAAGAGAAGAATCGTATGTTCTATTGTCAGAGCTAAAACGTCGCTCCGATCTCTGGCATGACATCAGTCTATTCGCACTATCTACCGGATTACGTTCCGGTGAAATTTTCAACTTACTTCCTGAGCATATCAATCTTTCAGCAAAGACTGTCGCTGTAGTAGATACTAAGTCAGTCAACCGAGTAGTGCCGTTAAACGGGGCTGCTCTTGAAATCGCTGAAACTTATCTCGCCCGTAATACGGGATCATATCTCTTCACTACTATATACGGAAATAAAATTCAGTTTGCAGGTAAACTCTTTAGACGCGCTGTCGAAGCCTGCGATTTAAATAACGGCATTAAAGATCGTCGTCAGCGCGTCGTTTTTCATACACTACGTCACACATTCGCATCTTGGTTGGTCCAAGGGGGCACTGCAATTGCTGTGGTAAGTCAATTGCTTGGTCATAGTGACATAAAAATGACTATGCGTTATGCCCACTTAGCCCCTCATCAAGGACGTGAAGCAGTAGCGTATCTAAATGACTATATGCAAAACAGCGTAACGTCAAGACTGTAATTTGAAGAAATAGTAAGAAATTTAAGCATGTTGTATGTAATAAATAGTGATAGGGAGTGATAAATAGTAATAGAGAATTAGAGGGTAGCAAAAAAGCGATAGGTAAATAGTAGCTATCGCTTTTTTGCTACATTTTGGCCAAGTCATAGGAGGATAAATAGAGCTGAGCTGGCTTACGATTAAATAAGCCATAATTGTCATCTCTAATGAGTTAACAAAATTTCCTATAGTGCACTTGACCTAGAAGGTCCTCCAACATGACTTCCAGGAAGTAAGTTATCGTTACTAGTCTGCGTAAAAAGTGAACTAAAAATTTAAATGAATTAGAATGCTTGAAAAAACAGCAACCTCTTGTCATGAAAGGGATATCTTATTTGAATGGTGGTCGTATGATAGACAAGATGAAAGATGCATTTTTGCAAGCAGCGGTTAGAGCGGAGCAATATTTATCTAGTGAAAAAGAATTGTTGTATGGGGTATCATTAATTATTGCAGGGACTTGTTTTGGGTGTGGTGTGGGGGATGTTCAAAGTTTGGTGGCTGGTAGTGGGTGTTCGTTACTTGTTAATATGGTTAGTAATGAAAAAAGTTATGGATATGAACACGTTGCGCAGAAGCTGACGACTGATGTTGTCGAGAGAAAAATTAGTGAAAAAGAACTGCTTGATGCCCTTGAACTGCTTTATTCAGTCCTTATGCAGAGCGGTGCATTGGCTGATAATGAACCTAATGTGTTGAAAGTAAAAGGTATTATAGAAAAAATATTTTCAAATAATGAAAAGAATCAAGAACTTGTAGACTCAGTTTGTTTGCAGCTTGAAAAGGGAACTATCATTACTCGAAGCACTCTTAGGGAGATTGAAATTGCGCTTGGGGTAACTAAAGAAAGTACAATTTATAAAAAAATTGAAGCATATAATAAATTGCCGCGACGTCCCGGTCAGGCTGCACTTATTTGGGAGTATTTAGCTAAGACTGGGATTATAAATGATTTGCAAGGGATGGTGGCTTAAATGACGAGTAAGTTGAGAGAACTAACGAACCCTTATGATCACAATACGCATATCTTAAAACGTCGTGAGTTTGCAGGTCGTAGTGGTTTGTTAGAAGAATTCGAAAATGTTTTAGAAGGATTTGCCCAAGAAAGGAAGATTCCAAATTGGATAATCTCTGGCGATAAATCTATCGGCAAGTCGTCGTTGTTACATCAATATCGTTTGCTATTACAAGATTATGGTTTTTTTGTATTTCATCATGAAGTTCCTGTTAGTGATTCCGTTTGCGAGTTTCAGTTTTTTAAAGAAGTCTTTGATCATATTTATTCAGAAGTTGATCCCATGGAAGAGGGATGTCTTTCTGCATTTCAACAAGAAATATGGTTTACTTTAACCGAAAGTTTAGATGCTCATCCTTCAAGCTACTTAGAAAGGGAGCTCAGGTTTCCGACTCTTTTTTCAAGCTTCATTTCTAATAACAATACTAAGCTTTCAATTAAGTCATTAGAAAAAGATTTCATGAAAGTAGTTCAAGCTCTATCTCAATCTGAATATGAAGGGCTTGTTATCATTGTTGATGAGTTTCAAGAACTTTCAAAGAACAACACACTTCTTTCCTTTATTAGGCAATTAAGTGAAAATATACCACGATTAAGCGTTATTGGCGCTGGTCTACCTTCAATGCTTTCATGCAGTAATTTTGATAAGTTTTGTCGAACAGCTAAGTCCCAAATTTTAGATGGCCTTAATCCCTCTGAGGCCTTAGATTTAGTGCTTGAACCGCTTAGAAAGAAAGCGCGCTTATCAAGGTACGAAGCGCTGTCATGCTTTGATAAACAGGCCTTAAATGAGGTTGTTACTCGAAGTAACGGAAATCCATTACATATTAGAGTGTTATGTGCAAAAATGTTTGAAGCATTTAGTAATGATTTAGCACTAAAGCGTCTCACTTTGAATCGTGCTGTGATGGATTCAGTAATGGAGTATTATTCAAATATTTCAGAAAATAGCCGTAGAATAAAAATGGCGCTAGAATCTTGTAGTTTCGATGACCTATCATCTTTTGCCTACATTTATAGGTATCAGGGAGTTGGTATTCGCTCGATCTTGTTGTTAGAAAATGCATTTAACCCATTGTCAAGCGATGTTCAGTTTCAAACTCGAGATCTGTTTTTTGATAAATTTGATGATATTTATAAACTCTCGCTCTTTAGTTTCAAAAGTGACTTGCTGCTTTCAACTATTCGTAACTATTCTCCTGCAGAGCTTGCGAGCATTGACTATAGTTTTATCGGTGATGCAATCGATAACCTTTATGTATCATATGTCTACGAAGAAATTATGGGTGAGCGTCTGACGATAGAAGAGCATTCAAAGTTTGAAGATCGTTTGGCTAATAAGTTTGCTTTGCTTCTATATAATGAACTGCTGCCTCAAAAAATAGAGATTGAGTTAATTGATAGAGAAGGGGTTTTCCATCGTCTTGGATATGGTTGCAATAGTGGCGTAGGTGAATTTGTTAGTGATACTAAGAGATTGGCTGATATTGATACAGAAAAAGATTTTTCTTCTAGTGTCAAAGAAAAGATCAACTCAATTACAGCGAAGCACTCTTTAGAGCTTCCGGCATATTGGGCTTCTCTTCATGGGTATTGTGGCTATTATGCAGCGCGTGCAGAATTAACCGTTAAAGGCAAAGATAGAACTGTGTTAGTGTTGTGTCCTGTTAAAGAGGAGCATGAATGTAAGGTCGTTTATGATCAAGTCGAAGACTTTGCATCAAGTATTAACTATCAGTTTGATCAGTATCTTTTAACTGTTAAAAGCGTTATACTTTCTTGGGTTCCTTATCGTGCGTTAACTCCGATTTTAGTGCTTGATAGAACCGATAGCTACGATCAGGTCGAAGAGATGATTCGAAAGAGGAATTTTGATTCTTGTGCAATAGTGCTAGAGAAAATATGTCAGTGGAGTACTAGGCTTAAGGACAAGATTCCCTATACTCATGTAGATGATGTTAATAATCATGGCTTTTGTTTAATGAACTTAGAGTCCTTTGATAGAGCAAAAGAAATGTTTGATCGTTGTGAAAGCAAGTGCCTAATCTCAAAATTAAATCTTGCTTTCATTGCATTAAGAAAAAGTGATTATAAGCAATCAAAACAGATGTATAAACGTTTAATCTCAAGATTTAAGAATGATGATTTTGCTAAATGCATTAACTTAGCAATTGTTGGTCAGGGTTATCCTATAGAACAAACTGTTGTGGAAGATGTTAGCTGTAAAAACATAGCAGCTTGGAATGCTGCTCTAGTTAGTGCTCTAATGCAAGAGCCTCATCATATTGCTAATGCTATCTTGAAGAAGGAATGTGCCTTGAGCGATGCAGAAAAACTTATTCGATTAAGGGTGTCAGCTTGGCTAGCATTTTATCGAGGAAGAATTAGTGATGCAGTTGAGTGTTCTTCAAGGTTAATGGAACAAGCAGTTGAGGGACACTATTTAAACGCAGATGCTCAAAGGGATTTTCAGCATTTTTCAAAAGCATTACCGATGGGGGAAGGACAACTAGTCTCCTAGCATGATCTTTTTAGGTAAATTTATTTTGTTGAACGACTAAGCAGGTGCTAGTCTCCTTGATTTTGATGTTACTAATGATAAATGTGATTATTTGTGGCTTGTGTCATAAATTGAACATAAAGGCTCTAGCGATATAAGTTAGAGCTTTTTTTTTAGACAATCATCATTAGAGCGTTTTGATAAGTAATAGTAAACAATAGACAGTGATAAACAATAAGATACTGTAGTGATTAGTGATAAATAGTGATACATTACATATAGTTATCGAAAAATATTTTTAATTATGCTTTACTCTTTTGGAGTCCGAAGGCAGGACATGTGAACTAGTCCCACTTTTCAAGTGGGACTAGTTCACGGCCTGCCACCTGAAGGTGGGGAAGAACTTATTCGCCTACAGGCTCAACGTAAGAAAAAGGAGTCGTAATTTAGATGAATAAAAAATCTCCGGAGAAAGTCCGTAAAGTCTGCATGAAGTCGTACATGACTGAATCAGAACGTGACCGCATTGCAACTTTGGCTGAACAATGCGGTCTTTCTGTATCTGAATTTATACGTCGTGTTGTACTAGGTCTGGAAGTTAACTCCAAAATAGATAAAGAAGCTTTTTTAGATTTGCTGAAAGTGAATGCTGATCTTGGACGTCTAGGTGGTTTGTTTAAACTGGCACTGACGGAGAAGGTGCAAAAAGTGATGAGCTACAAAGATATACGCAGGATTTTGTATCAGATTGAAGACAGACAGGAAGAGCTTAGGCGACTGATAGTACTCGC
The sequence above is a segment of the Halodesulfovibrio marinisediminis DSM 17456 genome. Coding sequences within it:
- a CDS encoding DMT family transporter, with translation MIRSNSSSALLSVVAGAICISFSAVFAKLASTSPDVSAFYRTFIGGTCLLALSLVQCREALFPLLKKHSGLLCAGGLFLTLDLMAWHRSINILGPGVGTILINFQVFFLAIAGWMFFKERLTARFVFAVPLALAGLCMLIGITLDSFLTSEFSGIGLGLAAALWLALYTLMVRYIQMRSPEVSPIAVVALVSLASAASMGIFFMWNSTSIAIPTATDGMWLFLYGLISQAIGWLLISRGLPGIPTSQAGLTILIMPALSFIWDIIFFARPAGIMELTGGLLALTAIWLGTSSQASAK
- a CDS encoding ATP-binding protein — protein: MTSKLRELTNPYDHNTHILKRREFAGRSGLLEEFENVLEGFAQERKIPNWIISGDKSIGKSSLLHQYRLLLQDYGFFVFHHEVPVSDSVCEFQFFKEVFDHIYSEVDPMEEGCLSAFQQEIWFTLTESLDAHPSSYLERELRFPTLFSSFISNNNTKLSIKSLEKDFMKVVQALSQSEYEGLVIIVDEFQELSKNNTLLSFIRQLSENIPRLSVIGAGLPSMLSCSNFDKFCRTAKSQILDGLNPSEALDLVLEPLRKKARLSRYEALSCFDKQALNEVVTRSNGNPLHIRVLCAKMFEAFSNDLALKRLTLNRAVMDSVMEYYSNISENSRRIKMALESCSFDDLSSFAYIYRYQGVGIRSILLLENAFNPLSSDVQFQTRDLFFDKFDDIYKLSLFSFKSDLLLSTIRNYSPAELASIDYSFIGDAIDNLYVSYVYEEIMGERLTIEEHSKFEDRLANKFALLLYNELLPQKIEIELIDREGVFHRLGYGCNSGVGEFVSDTKRLADIDTEKDFSSSVKEKINSITAKHSLELPAYWASLHGYCGYYAARAELTVKGKDRTVLVLCPVKEEHECKVVYDQVEDFASSINYQFDQYLLTVKSVILSWVPYRALTPILVLDRTDSYDQVEEMIRKRNFDSCAIVLEKICQWSTRLKDKIPYTHVDDVNNHGFCLMNLESFDRAKEMFDRCESKCLISKLNLAFIALRKSDYKQSKQMYKRLISRFKNDDFAKCINLAIVGQGYPIEQTVVEDVSCKNIAAWNAALVSALMQEPHHIANAILKKECALSDAEKLIRLRVSAWLAFYRGRISDAVECSSRLMEQAVEGHYLNADAQRDFQHFSKALPMGEGQLVS
- a CDS encoding plasmid mobilization protein is translated as MNKKSPEKVRKVCMKSYMTESERDRIATLAEQCGLSVSEFIRRVVLGLEVNSKIDKEAFLDLLKVNADLGRLGGLFKLALTEKVQKVMSYKDIRRILYQIEDRQEELRRLIVLAEKVILKRSSKRVK
- a CDS encoding tyrosine-type recombinase/integrase translates to MKNTVESAWSLYKELKLPSIRKPKTDIRVWEMHIAPYLGAKELDSVKSIDILLLRKKAEAKGLSPQSVHHILGLLRRILRKAIQWELYPGPLPIFEMPRVNNDRTRFLTREESYVLLSELKRRSDLWHDISLFALSTGLRSGEIFNLLPEHINLSAKTVAVVDTKSVNRVVPLNGAALEIAETYLARNTGSYLFTTIYGNKIQFAGKLFRRAVEACDLNNGIKDRRQRVVFHTLRHTFASWLVQGGTAIAVVSQLLGHSDIKMTMRYAHLAPHQGREAVAYLNDYMQNSVTSRL